Proteins from a genomic interval of Bradyrhizobium sp. G127:
- a CDS encoding ABC transporter ATP-binding protein, with translation MEQGENGVPVVYLHDVHRRYKQGEATLTILSGANLALWEGQSVALVAPSGTGKSTLLHIAGLLEQADEGEVYVGGTATSGLSDSERTQIRRTDIGFVYQSHRLLPEFSALENVMMPQMIRGLPKKETVKRSQEILAYLGLADRVTHRPAELSGGEQQRVAIARAVANAPRVLLADEPTGNLDPHTADHVFNALTQLVRATRVAMLIATHNMDLAARMDRRVSIQDGHVVELD, from the coding sequence ATGGAGCAGGGGGAAAATGGCGTTCCGGTCGTGTATCTGCACGACGTCCACAGGCGTTACAAACAGGGCGAAGCGACGCTGACGATTCTCAGCGGCGCCAATCTGGCGTTGTGGGAAGGACAGTCGGTCGCGCTGGTCGCGCCGTCGGGCACCGGCAAATCGACGCTGCTGCATATCGCAGGCTTGCTCGAGCAGGCGGACGAGGGCGAGGTCTATGTCGGCGGCACCGCCACGTCCGGACTTTCCGATTCCGAACGCACCCAGATCCGCCGCACCGATATCGGTTTCGTCTACCAGTCGCACCGGCTGCTGCCGGAGTTCTCGGCGCTGGAGAACGTGATGATGCCGCAGATGATCCGCGGCCTGCCGAAGAAAGAGACCGTGAAGCGGTCGCAGGAAATCTTGGCCTATCTCGGATTGGCGGACCGGGTCACGCATCGCCCGGCGGAATTATCCGGCGGCGAGCAGCAGCGGGTCGCGATCGCCCGCGCGGTCGCCAACGCGCCGCGCGTTCTATTGGCCGACGAGCCGACGGGAAATCTCGATCCGCATACCGCGGATCACGTTTTCAACGCGCTCACCCAGCTTGTGCGGGCGACACGCGTCGCGATGCTGATCGCGACGCATAACATGGACCTCGCTGCGCGGATGGACCGTCGTGTGTCGATTCAGGATGGCCATGTCGTCGAACTCGACTGA
- the proS gene encoding proline--tRNA ligase, protein MRLSRFFLPILKETPKEAEIVSHRLMLRAGMMRQEAAGIYAWLPLGFRVLKKIEQIVREEQDRAGAIELLMPTLQLADLWRESGRYDAYGPEMLRIADRHKRELLYGPTNEEMITEIFRAYVKSYRSLPLNLYHIQWKFRDEQRPRFGVMRGREFLMKDAYSFDIDEAAARLSYNRMFVAYLRTFARMGLKAIPMRAETGPIGGDLSHEFIVLAETGESGVFCNKDVLDLPVPGADVDYNGDLTPIIKQWTDLYAATEDVHDTARYESEVPADKRVQTRGIEVGQIFYFGTKYSDSMKALVSGPDGAEKPIHGGSYGVGVSRLVGAIIEACHDENGIKWPEEVAPFRIAILNLKQGDDLTGAACEKLYAALTAKGVDVLYDDTDQRPGGKFATADLIGIPWQILIGPKGLADGKVEIKRRSDGSREFMSLDDAINRFAA, encoded by the coding sequence ATGCGACTGTCGCGTTTCTTTCTGCCCATCCTCAAGGAGACGCCGAAGGAGGCCGAGATCGTCTCGCATCGGTTGATGCTGCGCGCGGGCATGATGCGGCAGGAAGCGGCCGGCATCTATGCGTGGCTGCCGCTCGGCTTCCGGGTGCTGAAGAAAATCGAGCAGATCGTGCGCGAAGAGCAGGACCGCGCGGGCGCGATCGAACTTCTGATGCCGACACTGCAACTCGCCGATCTCTGGCGCGAGAGCGGGCGGTACGACGCCTACGGCCCGGAGATGCTGCGCATTGCCGATCGGCACAAGCGCGAACTGCTCTACGGGCCGACCAACGAGGAAATGATCACCGAGATCTTCCGCGCTTATGTGAAGTCTTACCGGAGCCTGCCGCTCAATCTCTATCATATCCAATGGAAATTCCGCGACGAGCAGCGTCCGCGTTTCGGCGTGATGCGCGGCCGCGAATTCCTGATGAAGGACGCCTATTCCTTCGACATCGACGAGGCGGCGGCGCGGCTGTCCTACAACAGGATGTTCGTCGCCTACCTGCGCACCTTCGCGCGCATGGGGCTCAAGGCAATCCCGATGCGCGCCGAGACCGGCCCGATCGGCGGCGATCTCAGCCACGAGTTCATCGTGCTGGCGGAGACCGGCGAGTCCGGCGTGTTCTGCAACAAGGATGTGCTCGACCTGCCGGTGCCCGGCGCGGATGTCGACTACAACGGCGACCTCACGCCGATCATCAAGCAGTGGACGGATCTCTATGCCGCCACCGAGGATGTTCACGACACCGCGCGCTACGAAAGCGAAGTGCCGGCCGACAAGCGGGTGCAGACCCGGGGCATCGAAGTTGGGCAGATTTTCTATTTCGGCACCAAGTATTCCGACAGCATGAAAGCGCTGGTGTCCGGTCCGGACGGCGCGGAGAAGCCGATCCACGGCGGCTCCTACGGCGTCGGCGTGTCGCGTCTCGTCGGCGCGATCATCGAGGCCTGCCATGATGAAAACGGCATCAAGTGGCCGGAAGAGGTGGCACCTTTCCGCATCGCCATCCTCAATCTCAAGCAGGGCGATGATTTGACCGGCGCGGCGTGCGAGAAACTCTATGCCGCGCTGACGGCGAAGGGCGTCGACGTGCTCTACGACGACACCGACCAGCGGCCCGGCGGTAAATTCGCGACCGCCGATCTGATCGGTATTCCCTGGCAGATCCTGATCGGGCCGAAGGGGCTTGCCGACGGCAAGGTCGAAATCAAGCGCCGCAGCGATGGGTCGCGCGAGTTCATGAGTCTGGACGACGCGATCAATCGCTTCGCCGCCTGA
- a CDS encoding lipoprotein-releasing ABC transporter permease subunit, with protein sequence MSEPVRTPPFAPFEWMLSSRYLRARRKEGFISVIAGFSFLGIMLGVATLIIVMAVMNGFRKELLDKILGLNGHIVVQPLESPLTDWKDVAERISRVQGIRLAAPVVDGQALASSPFNASGVFVRGIRAQDLNGVTSITKNIKQGTLEGFDEGQGVAIGRRLADQLSLRAGDSITLVAPRGAVTPMGTTPRIKPYKVAAVFEIGMSEYDSSFVFMPLVEAQAYFNRANDVTAIEIYTTNPDRIDTFRKSVTEAAQRPIFLVDWRQRNSTFFNALQVERNVMFLILTLIVLVAALNIVSGLIMLVKDKGSDIAILRTMGASQGSVMRVFLITGAAIGVVGTLVGFLLGLIVCLNIESIRQFISWMTNTELFSPELYFLSKLPAEVDVGETAAVVIMALTLSFLATLYPSWRAARLDPIEALRYE encoded by the coding sequence ATGAGCGAGCCAGTTCGGACCCCACCTTTCGCACCCTTCGAATGGATGTTGTCGTCCCGTTATCTGCGGGCTCGGCGCAAGGAAGGGTTCATTTCGGTCATCGCCGGCTTCTCGTTTCTCGGCATCATGCTCGGGGTGGCGACGCTTATCATCGTGATGGCGGTGATGAACGGCTTCCGCAAGGAATTGCTCGACAAGATTCTCGGATTGAACGGCCATATCGTTGTACAGCCGCTGGAATCGCCGCTGACCGACTGGAAGGACGTGGCCGAGCGTATCAGCAGGGTCCAGGGCATCCGCCTCGCGGCTCCGGTGGTGGACGGTCAGGCGCTCGCATCGTCGCCGTTCAACGCATCCGGCGTGTTCGTGCGCGGCATCCGCGCGCAGGATCTCAACGGCGTTACCTCGATCACCAAGAACATCAAGCAGGGCACGCTGGAAGGCTTCGACGAAGGGCAGGGCGTCGCCATCGGCCGCCGGCTTGCGGATCAACTGTCGCTGCGCGCCGGCGACAGCATCACGCTGGTCGCGCCGCGCGGTGCGGTGACGCCGATGGGCACGACGCCGCGCATCAAACCATACAAGGTCGCCGCCGTGTTCGAGATCGGGATGTCGGAATACGACTCCTCGTTCGTGTTCATGCCGCTGGTGGAGGCGCAGGCCTACTTCAACCGCGCCAACGATGTCACTGCCATCGAGATCTACACGACCAATCCGGACAGGATCGACACCTTCCGTAAGTCGGTGACCGAGGCGGCGCAGCGGCCGATCTTTCTGGTCGACTGGCGGCAGCGCAATTCCACGTTCTTCAATGCGTTGCAGGTGGAGCGCAATGTCATGTTCCTGATCTTGACCCTGATTGTGCTGGTGGCTGCGCTGAATATTGTTTCCGGCCTCATCATGCTGGTGAAGGACAAGGGCAGCGACATCGCGATCCTGCGCACCATGGGTGCGTCGCAGGGCTCGGTGATGCGGGTCTTCCTGATCACCGGCGCCGCCATCGGCGTGGTCGGGACGCTGGTGGGCTTTCTGCTGGGACTGATCGTCTGTCTCAACATCGAGTCGATCCGCCAGTTCATCTCATGGATGACCAACACGGAATTGTTCTCGCCCGAGCTTTACTTCCTTTCCAAGCTCCCGGCCGAGGTCGATGTCGGCGAAACCGCCGCTGTCGTCATCATGGCGCTGACGCTGTCGTTTCTGGCGACGCTGTATCCCTCCTGGCGCGCTGCGCGTCTCGATCCCATCGAAGCCCTCAGGTACGAATGA
- the dnaE gene encoding DNA polymerase III subunit alpha yields MSKTVTKSAGSDPGFVHLHVHSAYSLLQGSITISKLLDLAKADHQPALALTDNDNMFGALEFSDKLAGYGIQPITGCAMSIDFGDQDPAARNALLPARIVLLAMNEAGYSSLMKLNSRAFQDTPTHQAPHIKVEWLEGETGGLIALTGGPEGPIAQAVAADQPALAQARCDTLAQLFGDRLYIELQRHGLDSERRCESALIDMAYAMDLPLVATNQPYFASADDYEAHDALLCIAGGRLVSETDRHQLTPDHRFKTRAEMAVLFADLPEALASTVEIARRCAFRPKTRKPILPRFAVVGSANAVDAESEESEELRRQAEEGLARRLATHGLSQGVSEEDYRARLAFEIDVIIRMKYPGYFLIVSDFIKWAKAQGIPVGPGRGSGAGSLVAYALTITDLDPIRFGLLFERFLNPERVSMPDFDIDFCQDRRGEVIRYVQERYGRDQVGQIITFGTLQARGVLRDVGRVLQMPYGQVDRLTKLVPQNPAAPVTLSAAIASEPKLQAFRDEDPVVARAFDIAQRLEGLTRHASTHAAGIVIGDRPLSELVPMYRDPKSDMPVTQFNMKWVEPAGLVKFDFLGLKTLTVLDVAVKLLKQRNIDVDLATLPLDDKPSYEMLARGEVVGVFQVESQGMRRALVDMRPDRFEDIIALVALYRPGPMANIPTYCARKHGDEEPEYLHPMLEPILKETFGVIIYQEQVMQIAQVMAGYSLGDADLLRRAMGKKIRAEMDKQRAGFVAGAVKNGVPKGQAETIFELLAKFADYGFNKSHAAAYALVSYQTAYMKAHYPVEFIAASMTLDMNNTDKLSEFRAEAQRLGIKVEAPSVNRSGATFEVNDNTIYYALAALKGVGAQAVELIVEARGDRAFTSLADFASRVSPRAINKRVVESLAAAGAFDTIDANRARVFAGAEAIVAACQRGHEAATSGQNDMFGGMADAPSIVLPNVEPWLPAERLRREYDAIGFFLSGHPLDDYATALKRLRVQSWSEFSRAVKTGATAGRVAATVVSRMERRTKTGNKMGIMGLSDPTGHFEAVLFSEGLAQYRDVLEPGSAVLLQLGAELQGEDVRARVLHAEPLDDAAAKTQKGLRIFVRDDKPLESIAKRLEGQQAPAGNVSRFQPAKPVTPTPGGSDGEVTLVMMLDLETEVEIKLQGKFRVSPQIAGAIKAVSGVVDVQTV; encoded by the coding sequence ATGTCCAAAACTGTTACGAAATCGGCCGGGTCGGACCCGGGGTTCGTGCATCTGCACGTCCATTCGGCCTATTCGCTGCTGCAAGGCTCGATCACCATCAGCAAGCTGCTCGACCTTGCCAAGGCCGATCACCAGCCTGCGCTCGCGCTGACCGACAACGACAACATGTTCGGCGCGCTGGAGTTTTCCGACAAACTGGCGGGCTACGGCATCCAGCCCATTACCGGCTGCGCGATGTCGATCGACTTCGGCGATCAGGACCCCGCCGCGCGCAACGCGCTGCTTCCGGCGCGGATCGTTCTGCTTGCGATGAACGAGGCCGGCTACAGCAGCCTGATGAAGCTGAACTCGCGCGCGTTTCAGGATACGCCGACCCATCAGGCGCCGCATATCAAGGTCGAATGGCTGGAGGGCGAAACCGGCGGCCTCATTGCATTGACCGGTGGCCCGGAAGGGCCGATCGCGCAGGCTGTCGCCGCCGATCAGCCAGCCTTGGCGCAGGCGCGCTGCGATACCCTGGCGCAATTGTTCGGCGACCGGCTCTACATCGAATTACAGCGCCACGGGCTGGACAGCGAGCGCCGCTGCGAATCCGCGCTGATCGACATGGCCTATGCCATGGATCTTCCGCTGGTTGCGACCAACCAGCCATATTTCGCCAGTGCTGATGACTACGAAGCTCACGACGCGCTGCTCTGCATCGCAGGCGGACGATTGGTGTCTGAGACCGACCGGCATCAACTCACGCCCGATCATCGCTTCAAGACGCGCGCCGAAATGGCCGTGCTGTTCGCCGACCTGCCGGAGGCGCTCGCGTCCACGGTCGAGATCGCGCGGCGCTGCGCGTTCCGTCCGAAGACGCGCAAGCCGATCCTGCCGCGCTTTGCGGTGGTCGGCAGCGCGAACGCTGTAGATGCGGAGAGCGAGGAGTCGGAGGAACTGCGGCGGCAAGCCGAGGAGGGGCTGGCGCGGCGGCTGGCAACGCACGGCCTGTCGCAAGGTGTGTCCGAGGAGGACTACCGCGCGCGGCTGGCGTTCGAGATCGATGTCATCATCCGGATGAAATATCCGGGCTACTTCCTGATCGTGTCGGACTTTATCAAATGGGCGAAGGCCCAGGGCATTCCGGTGGGGCCCGGCCGCGGCTCGGGCGCGGGATCGCTAGTCGCCTATGCACTCACCATCACCGACCTCGATCCGATCCGGTTCGGTCTGCTGTTCGAGCGCTTTCTCAATCCCGAACGCGTGTCGATGCCGGACTTCGACATTGATTTCTGTCAGGACCGGCGCGGCGAGGTGATCCGCTACGTGCAGGAGCGCTACGGCCGCGATCAGGTGGGCCAGATCATCACCTTCGGTACGTTGCAGGCACGCGGCGTTTTGCGCGACGTTGGCCGGGTGTTGCAGATGCCTTACGGGCAGGTCGACAGGCTCACGAAGCTGGTGCCCCAGAATCCGGCCGCACCCGTGACGTTGTCGGCGGCGATCGCCAGCGAGCCAAAACTGCAGGCCTTCCGTGACGAAGACCCCGTGGTCGCGCGCGCCTTCGACATCGCGCAGCGCCTTGAAGGCCTCACGCGCCACGCCTCGACCCACGCCGCGGGCATCGTGATCGGCGACCGGCCGCTCTCCGAACTCGTGCCGATGTACCGCGATCCGAAATCGGACATGCCGGTCACCCAGTTCAACATGAAGTGGGTTGAGCCTGCGGGACTGGTGAAATTCGACTTCCTTGGCCTGAAAACGCTGACGGTGCTCGATGTTGCGGTGAAGCTGCTCAAGCAGCGCAACATCGACGTCGATCTCGCTACCTTACCGCTCGACGACAAGCCAAGTTACGAGATGCTGGCGCGCGGCGAAGTGGTCGGGGTGTTCCAGGTTGAAAGTCAGGGCATGCGGCGCGCGCTCGTCGATATGCGCCCCGACCGTTTCGAGGACATCATCGCGCTGGTCGCGCTCTATCGGCCGGGTCCGATGGCGAACATCCCGACTTATTGCGCGCGCAAGCACGGCGACGAGGAGCCGGAATATCTGCATCCGATGCTGGAGCCGATCCTGAAGGAGACCTTCGGTGTCATCATCTATCAGGAACAGGTGATGCAGATCGCGCAGGTCATGGCTGGCTACTCGCTCGGCGACGCCGACCTGCTGCGTCGCGCGATGGGCAAAAAGATTCGTGCGGAGATGGACAAGCAGCGCGCCGGCTTCGTCGCCGGCGCCGTCAAGAACGGCGTGCCGAAGGGGCAGGCGGAAACCATCTTCGAACTGCTGGCGAAATTCGCCGACTACGGCTTCAACAAGAGCCACGCCGCGGCCTACGCGCTGGTGTCGTACCAGACCGCCTACATGAAGGCGCACTATCCGGTCGAATTCATCGCCGCGTCGATGACGCTCGACATGAACAACACCGACAAGCTCTCGGAATTCCGTGCTGAGGCGCAGCGGCTCGGCATCAAGGTCGAAGCACCGTCGGTCAATCGCTCCGGCGCGACGTTCGAGGTCAACGACAACACCATCTACTACGCGCTCGCAGCTCTGAAGGGCGTCGGCGCCCAGGCGGTTGAGTTGATTGTGGAGGCGCGGGGAGACCGCGCCTTCACTTCGCTGGCCGATTTCGCCTCCCGCGTCAGTCCGCGCGCCATTAACAAGCGCGTCGTGGAAAGCCTCGCGGCGGCGGGCGCGTTCGACACCATCGACGCCAACCGTGCGCGGGTGTTCGCGGGCGCGGAGGCCATCGTTGCTGCATGCCAGCGCGGTCACGAAGCTGCCACCAGCGGGCAGAACGACATGTTCGGCGGTATGGCGGATGCGCCGAGCATCGTGCTTCCCAACGTGGAGCCCTGGCTTCCGGCGGAACGCCTGCGGCGCGAATACGACGCCATCGGCTTCTTCCTGTCGGGGCACCCGCTAGACGATTACGCCACGGCGCTGAAGCGACTGCGCGTGCAATCTTGGAGCGAGTTCTCCCGTGCGGTGAAAACGGGTGCGACGGCCGGACGCGTTGCGGCCACCGTTGTGTCGCGCATGGAGCGTCGTACCAAGACCGGCAACAAGATGGGCATCATGGGCCTGTCCGATCCCACCGGCCATTTCGAAGCGGTGCTGTTCTCGGAAGGACTGGCGCAATATCGCGATGTGCTCGAACCCGGATCGGCGGTTCTGTTGCAACTCGGCGCAGAACTCCAGGGCGAGGACGTGCGCGCGCGGGTGCTGCATGCCGAACCGCTCGATGATGCCGCGGCCAAAACGCAAAAGGGTCTGCGCATTTTCGTGCGCGACGACAAGCCGCTGGAGTCCATTGCAAAGCGGCTGGAAGGCCAGCAGGCCCCGGCCGGAAACGTCAGCCGGTTCCAGCCGGCAAAGCCCGTCACCCCGACGCCCGGCGGAAGCGACGGCGAAGTCACCTTGGTGATGATGCTCGATCTCGAAACAGAAGTGGAGATCAAGCTACAGGGCAAGTTCCGGGTGTCGCCGCAGATTGCCGGCGCGATCAAGGCGGTCTCCGGCGTGGTGGACGTGCAGACGGTGTGA
- a CDS encoding DUF3551 domain-containing protein encodes MRSLLLALAAFTALTTIGSAPAEAREGPWCLIGAEFSGNSRGDCRYWSYAQCQTTASGTRAYCDRNYFYSGGSDDDGYDQGYAPRRRLR; translated from the coding sequence ATGCGCAGTTTGCTTTTGGCCCTCGCCGCCTTCACGGCGCTGACAACGATCGGCAGCGCTCCGGCCGAGGCGCGCGAAGGCCCCTGGTGCCTGATCGGAGCGGAATTTTCCGGCAACTCGCGCGGCGACTGCCGTTACTGGTCCTATGCCCAGTGCCAGACCACAGCCTCCGGCACCCGTGCCTACTGCGATCGCAACTACTTTTACAGCGGCGGTTCCGACGACGACGGGTACGATCAGGGATACGCGCCCCGCCGGCGCTTGCGCTAA